One region of Osmia lignaria lignaria isolate PbOS001 chromosome 7, iyOsmLign1, whole genome shotgun sequence genomic DNA includes:
- the fra gene encoding neogenin protein frazzled isoform X4, producing the protein MEPRTLAIPLALLTFVVLASASGLYFTIEPQDVVVEQGGPARLDCEAKSDFGKPSIQWRTDDGQPINFIGDSYRSQLANGSLYINSVYSSNLELTGSYQCLASIDDVGAIVSRIATIKLASLPGFEREPQDTMVYPGQIAYLSCTLPSTSNSLMIHWLKDEHPLILDDSRMTVLPSGALEIDDVNVQDIGSYRCNASSYGQYRLSNKAQLGLLTSDIDQESTPPVFIAKPLQQVAIEGSTVTLECAANGYPKPSILWLKDGVAIDSASRDFRYGRIAASSLIINNVQEIDDGSYQCRAENEVETLDAAADLIVKVPPRFIKRPEDKIASENQDLEFECEIYGKPEPKITWLKNGERITLNAYWQIVNGYNLRINGLLPIDAGIFQCIGTNSAGSVKAAARLTISQPNDTESLESIEGSVPSAPRNLSLVIVTARFVTLRWQEPENTNGEILSYYIYYKQEGVQRERVINTQQKLEAVIRGLQPSMTYQFRVVALNERGPGTSSEVLQVTTLTEANVPGPPLNLEGHATSSVSIELSWEKPQIVNGRISKYIITFVEGDNEEITRETTSTVHELVDLVPYTEYNIKVQAVNENGPGVFSKDIVVRTYSAQPTQPPHNVTVEPVSPTSIIIRWEPPLEGQNGIITGYKIRYRRHDRGSQPVTITTEGNQRSRVLTGLEKHVVYQVRICALNVNGTGPWTEWIQIETYETESDEKRVPNTPSNLRTKVMSDYIQVFWNPPKDQSIKVKGYKLGWGKGVPDVEVQPLDGKERSFTIDRLEPMTEYVISLRATNDAGDGQPAYANVRTTERSVSESSVPLIPPVGLKAAVLSDTTVVLYWTDTTLPKTQFVTDNRYYVVRYTSHHHSSNPRYKYHNATDLNCMINDLKPNTLYEFTVKLVKGKRESPWSMVVSNQTQEAAPSSPPRDLIIQSLEDRPTSVLLRWQPPKQPNGPITGYIIFYSTDNTKWDRDWLIEGVIGDKTEFIVKDLLPSTTYYFKIQARNSKGYGPFSTTVPFKTPQSNGMDVYDELHDRDGRGLSNILIYIVVGCSIVLITGVAVVVVVICCKRNPDTPDRKKGYMKDTNQKTNIKPPDLWIHHDQMELKALEKSSINGEASTSGVASNTLPRSSNQDYNQDAVHGNSSSLDKRTYVPSYMGNTDEKCSTLSRQHSRGSHKPKLITLPVDSASLHQPIATATPIVNTSMSQPTIHTSCSDTPSVRQNYPRTVAQYSLSRAHITLEPTPESSPDSCNISSSYEPMQGQPLSYGASGQSYSGSTQYSSGHYSNSNQPSSTSGGTDGSSSSKRMQGHPLKSFSVPAPPPQSAPSTPAQQKHGVSQVTVRPTMSGSPYKKPQSTTQLAKNRLASVSNPVHTSEEVERLKPSYSTEELNQEMANLEGLMKDLNAITASEFEC; encoded by the exons CTAGTGCAAGTGGATTGTATTTTACTATCGAGCCACAGGATGTGGTGGTTGAACAAGGAGGTCCTGCTAGATTGGATTGTGAAGCAAAAAGTGATTTTGGGAAACCAAGTATACAGTGGCGAACCGATGATGGCCAACCAATTAATTTTATCGGAGACAGTTACCG ATCTCAGCTAGCAAATGgatccttgtatataaatagTGTTTACAGCAGCAACTTGGAATTGACTGGAAGCTATCAATGTTTAGCTTCCATAGATGATGTTGGGGCTATTGTTTCTAGAATAGCTACAATTAAACTTGCAA GTTTACCAGGATTTGAAAGAGAACCCCAAGATACAATGGTTTATCCAGGACAAATTGCATATTTAAGTTGTACTCTTCCTTCAACTTCCAATTCACTGATGATACATTGGTTAAAAGATGAACATCCTCTGATACTTGATGATAGTAGAATGACAGTTTTACCATCAg GTGCATTAGAAATTGATGATGTTAATGTACAAGATATTGGATCGTACAGATGTAATGCCAGTAGCTACGGACAATATAGACTCAGTAATAAAGCGCAATTAGGATTATTAACAAGTGATATTG ATCAAGAAAGTACACCACCAGTTTTCATTGCTAAGCCATTACAACAAGTGGCTATCGAAGGATCAACAGTCACTCTTGAATGTGCTGCTAATGGCTATCCAAAGCCAAGTATACTTTGGCTGAAAGATGGTGTCGCAATTGATTCAGCATCTCGTGATTTTAG ATACGGTAGAATTGCTGCATCCAgtcttataattaataatgtgCAAGAAATTGATGACGGTTCTTATCAATGTCGTGCAGAAAATGAAGTTGAAACATTAGACGCAGCTGCTGATTTAATTGTAAAag TGCCGCCGCGATTTATAAAAAGACCGGAAGATAAAATAGCTAGTGAGAATCAAGATTTAGAATTTGAATGTGAAATTTATGGTAAACCAGAGCCAAAAATTACGTGGCTTAAGAATGGAGAACGTATTACATTAAATGCATATTGGCAAATTGTTAATGG TTATAATCTTAGAATTAACGGCCTATTACCTATAGATGCTGGAATTTTTCAATGCATCGGAACAAATTCTGCCGGAAGTGTAAAGGCTGCAGCGCGGTTAACAATTAGTCAGCCTA ATGACACAGAGAGCCTGGAATCAATAGAGGGTAGTGTCCCATCAGCACCAAGGAATTTGAGTCTCGTTATTGTCACTGCCAGATTTGTAACTCTACGGTGGCAAGAACCAGAAAATACAAATGGAGAAATTTTaagttattatatttactataaacAGGAAGGTGTTCAAAG AGAACGAGTTATTAATACGCAACAAAAACTAGAAGCGGTGATACGAGGATTGCAGCCAAGTATGACGTATCAGTTTCGTGTGGTTGCTTTGAACGAAAGAGGTCCTGGAACGTCTAGCGAAGTATTGCAAGTCACTACACTTACAGAG GCCAACGTTCCCGGACCTCCGCTTAATTTAGAAGGTCATGCTACGAGTAGCGTGAGCATTGAGTTGTCTTGGGAAAAGCCACAAATTGTTAATGGCAGAATTTCTAAATACATCATTACATTTGTAGAG GGTGACAATGAGGAAATAACACGTGAAACCACTAGTACTGTGCACGAATTGGTAGACCTCGTGCCTTATACAGAATACAATATTAAAGTTCAGGCTGTAAATGAAAATGGTCCAGGTGTATTTAGCAAAGATATAGTAGTACGAACTTACAGTGCACAACCTACTCAGCCACCGCACAATGTTACAGTAGAACCTGTTAGTCCTACA AGTATTATAATTAGATGGGAACCGCCATTGGAAGGACAAAATGGAATTATCACGGGTTACAAAATTCGTTATCGTCGACATGATCGAGGTTCACAGCCGGTCACTATAACAACCGAAGGAAATCAACGCTCACGAGTGCTCACAGGACTTGAAAAGCATGTTGTTTATCAAGTTCGTATATGTGCCTTAAATGTGAATGGAACTGGACCTTGGACTGAATGGATACAAATAGAAACATACGAAACCGAGTCGGATGAGAAAAGAGTGCCAAATACGCCCAGCAATTTAAGAA CAAAGGTGATGTCAGATTATATACAAGTTTTTTGGAATCCACCAAAGGATCAAAGTATTAAAGTAAAGGGATATAAGCTTGGCTGGGGAAAAGGTGTCCCCGACGTTGAAGTACAACCTCTCGATGGAAAAGAACGTTCTTTTACTATCGATCGGTTAG AACCGATGACAGAGTATGTGATATCTTTAAGAGCAACGAACGATGCTGGTGATGGTCAACCAGCATATGCAAATGTAAGAACTACCGAACGTTCTGTGTCTGAATCTTCTGTGCCTTTAATACCGCCGGTTGGTCTTAAAGCTGCCGTTCTCTCTGACACTACAGTTGTACTATACTGGACCGATACAACTTTACCGAAAACTCAA tTTGTAACGGATAATCGATATTACGTTGTTCGTTATACATCTCATCATCATAGCAGTAATCCTCGCTATAAATATCATAATGCCACTGATCTTAATTGCATGATAAATGATTTAAAACCTAATACACTATACGAGTTCACGGTGAAACTTGTTAAG GGGAAACGAGAATCACCGTGGAGTATGGTCGTTTCAAATCAAACTCAAGAAGCTGCACCTAGTTCTCCACCAAGGGATTTGATAATTCAGAGTTTAGAAGACCGTCCAACTTCTGTGTTATTACGGTGGCAACCTCCGAAACAGCCCAATGGACCAATTACAG ggTATATCATCTTTTATTCGACGGACAACACAAAATGGGATCGCGATTGGTTAATCGAAGGTGTTATCGGTGATAAAACTGAATTTATCGTGAAAGATCTTCTGCCCAGTACGACTTACTATTTTAAGATTCAGGCACGCAATTCCAAAGGATACGGTCCTTTTTCTACAACTGTCCCGTTTAAAACACCTCAGA GCAATGGCATGGATGTCTATGATGAATTGCATGATCGAG ATGGACGTGGactttcaaatatattaatttatattgttgTGGGTTGTTCTATTGTCCTTATTACCGGTGTAGCAGTTGTAGTTGTGGTGATATGCTGTAAACGTAATCCAGATACTCCGGATCGAAAAAAGGG atacaTGAAAGATACGAATCAAAAGACAAACATCAAACCACCAGATTTGTGGATTCATCATGATCAAATGGAACTTAAAGCTCTTGAAAAATCTTCTATAAATGGAGAGGCATCTACTAGTGGCGTGGCTAGTAATACATTACCCAGATCAAGTAATCAGGATTACAACCAAGATGCTGTACATGGAAATTCTAGTTCATTGGATAAACGTACTTACGTGCCAAGTTACATGG GTAACACTGATGAGAAGTGCTCGACCCTGAGCAGACAGCATAGTCGAGGAAGCCACAAACCTAAACTCATTACACTTCCTGTTGACAGTGCATCCTTACATCAAC CTATAGCGACAGCTACACCGATTGTGAACACGAGCATGTCGCAGCCAACGATTCACACATCGTGTAGCGATACGCCATCCGTGAGACAGAACTATCCCCGAACAGTGGCACAATATAGTTTAAGTCGAGCGCACATTACGTTAGAACCAACGCCGGAATCGAGTCCAGATTCTTGTAATATTTCAAGTTCTTATGAACCAATGCAAGGCCAA CCATTGTCATACGGCGCAAGTGGTCAGTCGTACAGTGGAAGTACTCAGTACTCTTCGGGTCATTATAGTAACAGTAATCAACCATCGAGTACCAGTGGTGGGACTGATGGTAGTAGCAGCAGTAAAAGGATGCAAGGTCATCCTTTGAAAAGTTTTAGCGTGCCAGCACCTCCTCCTCAGTCTGCACCCTCGACACCGGCACAGCAGAAACACGGTG TTTCTCAAGTAACTGTAAGACCTACAATGTCCGGTAGTCCTTACAAGAAGCCACAAAGTACTACCCAATTAGCAAAGAATCGATTAGCCTCAGTTTCAAACCCGGTGCATACTTCGGAAGAGGTTGAACGGTTAAAG CCTTCTTACAGTACGGAAGAACTAAATCAAGAGATGGCTAATTTAGAAGGTCTTATGAAAGACTTGAATGCCATAACAGCATCTGAATTTGAGTGCTAG
- the fra gene encoding neogenin protein frazzled isoform X3, with product MEPRTLAIPLALLTFVVLASASGLYFTIEPQDVVVEQGGPARLDCEAKSDFGKPSIQWRTDDGQPINFIGDSYRSQLANGSLYINSVYSSNLELTGSYQCLASIDDVGAIVSRIATIKLASLPGFEREPQDTMVYPGQIAYLSCTLPSTSNSLMIHWLKDEHPLILDDSRMTVLPSGALEIDDVNVQDIGSYRCNASSYGQYRLSNKAQLGLLTSDIDQESTPPVFIAKPLQQVAIEGSTVTLECAANGYPKPSILWLKDGVAIDSASRDFRYGRIAASSLIINNVQEIDDGSYQCRAENEVETLDAAADLIVKVPPRFIKRPEDKIASENQDLEFECEIYGKPEPKITWLKNGERITLNAYWQIVNGYNLRINGLLPIDAGIFQCIGTNSAGSVKAAARLTISQPKKVTSHKTTTPKTAPKKKLLLHRQLYNKTWQHPSTLLGHTLSAYTPNPPLSISPSDDPTDLPGLVKFPNSPYDPKSHFVDDTESLESIEGSVPSAPRNLSLVIVTARFVTLRWQEPENTNGEILSYYIYYKQEGVQRERVINTQQKLEAVIRGLQPSMTYQFRVVALNERGPGTSSEVLQVTTLTEANVPGPPLNLEGHATSSVSIELSWEKPQIVNGRISKYIITFVEGDNEEITRETTSTVHELVDLVPYTEYNIKVQAVNENGPGVFSKDIVVRTYSAQPTQPPHNVTVEPVSPTSIIIRWEPPLEGQNGIITGYKIRYRRHDRGSQPVTITTEGNQRSRVLTGLEKHVVYQVRICALNVNGTGPWTEWIQIETYETESDEKRVPNTPSNLRTKVMSDYIQVFWNPPKDQSIKVKGYKLGWGKGVPDVEVQPLDGKERSFTIDRLEPMTEYVISLRATNDAGDGQPAYANVRTTERSVSESSVPLIPPVGLKAAVLSDTTVVLYWTDTTLPKTQFVTDNRYYVVRYTSHHHSSNPRYKYHNATDLNCMINDLKPNTLYEFTVKLVKGKRESPWSMVVSNQTQEAAPSSPPRDLIIQSLEDRPTSVLLRWQPPKQPNGPITGYIIFYSTDNTKWDRDWLIEGVIGDKTEFIVKDLLPSTTYYFKIQARNSKGYGPFSTTVPFKTPQNGRGLSNILIYIVVGCSIVLITGVAVVVVVICCKRNPDTPDRKKGYMKDTNQKTNIKPPDLWIHHDQMELKALEKSSINGEASTSGVASNTLPRSSNQDYNQDAVHGNSSSLDKRTYVPSYMGNTDEKCSTLSRQHSRGSHKPKLITLPVDSASLHQPIATATPIVNTSMSQPTIHTSCSDTPSVRQNYPRTVAQYSLSRAHITLEPTPESSPDSCNISSSYEPMQGQPLSYGASGQSYSGSTQYSSGHYSNSNQPSSTSGGTDGSSSSKRMQGHPLKSFSVPAPPPQSAPSTPAQQKHGVSQVTVRPTMSGSPYKKPQSTTQLAKNRLASVSNPVHTSEEVERLKPSYSTEELNQEMANLEGLMKDLNAITASEFEC from the exons CTAGTGCAAGTGGATTGTATTTTACTATCGAGCCACAGGATGTGGTGGTTGAACAAGGAGGTCCTGCTAGATTGGATTGTGAAGCAAAAAGTGATTTTGGGAAACCAAGTATACAGTGGCGAACCGATGATGGCCAACCAATTAATTTTATCGGAGACAGTTACCG ATCTCAGCTAGCAAATGgatccttgtatataaatagTGTTTACAGCAGCAACTTGGAATTGACTGGAAGCTATCAATGTTTAGCTTCCATAGATGATGTTGGGGCTATTGTTTCTAGAATAGCTACAATTAAACTTGCAA GTTTACCAGGATTTGAAAGAGAACCCCAAGATACAATGGTTTATCCAGGACAAATTGCATATTTAAGTTGTACTCTTCCTTCAACTTCCAATTCACTGATGATACATTGGTTAAAAGATGAACATCCTCTGATACTTGATGATAGTAGAATGACAGTTTTACCATCAg GTGCATTAGAAATTGATGATGTTAATGTACAAGATATTGGATCGTACAGATGTAATGCCAGTAGCTACGGACAATATAGACTCAGTAATAAAGCGCAATTAGGATTATTAACAAGTGATATTG ATCAAGAAAGTACACCACCAGTTTTCATTGCTAAGCCATTACAACAAGTGGCTATCGAAGGATCAACAGTCACTCTTGAATGTGCTGCTAATGGCTATCCAAAGCCAAGTATACTTTGGCTGAAAGATGGTGTCGCAATTGATTCAGCATCTCGTGATTTTAG ATACGGTAGAATTGCTGCATCCAgtcttataattaataatgtgCAAGAAATTGATGACGGTTCTTATCAATGTCGTGCAGAAAATGAAGTTGAAACATTAGACGCAGCTGCTGATTTAATTGTAAAag TGCCGCCGCGATTTATAAAAAGACCGGAAGATAAAATAGCTAGTGAGAATCAAGATTTAGAATTTGAATGTGAAATTTATGGTAAACCAGAGCCAAAAATTACGTGGCTTAAGAATGGAGAACGTATTACATTAAATGCATATTGGCAAATTGTTAATGG TTATAATCTTAGAATTAACGGCCTATTACCTATAGATGCTGGAATTTTTCAATGCATCGGAACAAATTCTGCCGGAAGTGTAAAGGCTGCAGCGCGGTTAACAATTAGTCAGCCTA AAAAAGTAACTTCCCATAAAACGACTACTCCAAAAACAGCtcctaaaaaaaaattattattgcatCGTCAATTGTACAATAAAACGTGGCAGCATCCGAGTACTCTTTTAGGACACACGTTATCCGCGTATACACCAAATCCACCGCTTTCCATCAGTCCCTCCGACGATCCCACAGATCTTCCTGGATTAGTTAAATTTCCCAATTCCCCTTACGATCCGAAATCCCATTTTGTAGATGACACAGAGAGCCTGGAATCAATAGAGGGTAGTGTCCCATCAGCACCAAGGAATTTGAGTCTCGTTATTGTCACTGCCAGATTTGTAACTCTACGGTGGCAAGAACCAGAAAATACAAATGGAGAAATTTTaagttattatatttactataaacAGGAAGGTGTTCAAAG AGAACGAGTTATTAATACGCAACAAAAACTAGAAGCGGTGATACGAGGATTGCAGCCAAGTATGACGTATCAGTTTCGTGTGGTTGCTTTGAACGAAAGAGGTCCTGGAACGTCTAGCGAAGTATTGCAAGTCACTACACTTACAGAG GCCAACGTTCCCGGACCTCCGCTTAATTTAGAAGGTCATGCTACGAGTAGCGTGAGCATTGAGTTGTCTTGGGAAAAGCCACAAATTGTTAATGGCAGAATTTCTAAATACATCATTACATTTGTAGAG GGTGACAATGAGGAAATAACACGTGAAACCACTAGTACTGTGCACGAATTGGTAGACCTCGTGCCTTATACAGAATACAATATTAAAGTTCAGGCTGTAAATGAAAATGGTCCAGGTGTATTTAGCAAAGATATAGTAGTACGAACTTACAGTGCACAACCTACTCAGCCACCGCACAATGTTACAGTAGAACCTGTTAGTCCTACA AGTATTATAATTAGATGGGAACCGCCATTGGAAGGACAAAATGGAATTATCACGGGTTACAAAATTCGTTATCGTCGACATGATCGAGGTTCACAGCCGGTCACTATAACAACCGAAGGAAATCAACGCTCACGAGTGCTCACAGGACTTGAAAAGCATGTTGTTTATCAAGTTCGTATATGTGCCTTAAATGTGAATGGAACTGGACCTTGGACTGAATGGATACAAATAGAAACATACGAAACCGAGTCGGATGAGAAAAGAGTGCCAAATACGCCCAGCAATTTAAGAA CAAAGGTGATGTCAGATTATATACAAGTTTTTTGGAATCCACCAAAGGATCAAAGTATTAAAGTAAAGGGATATAAGCTTGGCTGGGGAAAAGGTGTCCCCGACGTTGAAGTACAACCTCTCGATGGAAAAGAACGTTCTTTTACTATCGATCGGTTAG AACCGATGACAGAGTATGTGATATCTTTAAGAGCAACGAACGATGCTGGTGATGGTCAACCAGCATATGCAAATGTAAGAACTACCGAACGTTCTGTGTCTGAATCTTCTGTGCCTTTAATACCGCCGGTTGGTCTTAAAGCTGCCGTTCTCTCTGACACTACAGTTGTACTATACTGGACCGATACAACTTTACCGAAAACTCAA tTTGTAACGGATAATCGATATTACGTTGTTCGTTATACATCTCATCATCATAGCAGTAATCCTCGCTATAAATATCATAATGCCACTGATCTTAATTGCATGATAAATGATTTAAAACCTAATACACTATACGAGTTCACGGTGAAACTTGTTAAG GGGAAACGAGAATCACCGTGGAGTATGGTCGTTTCAAATCAAACTCAAGAAGCTGCACCTAGTTCTCCACCAAGGGATTTGATAATTCAGAGTTTAGAAGACCGTCCAACTTCTGTGTTATTACGGTGGCAACCTCCGAAACAGCCCAATGGACCAATTACAG ggTATATCATCTTTTATTCGACGGACAACACAAAATGGGATCGCGATTGGTTAATCGAAGGTGTTATCGGTGATAAAACTGAATTTATCGTGAAAGATCTTCTGCCCAGTACGACTTACTATTTTAAGATTCAGGCACGCAATTCCAAAGGATACGGTCCTTTTTCTACAACTGTCCCGTTTAAAACACCTCAGA ATGGACGTGGactttcaaatatattaatttatattgttgTGGGTTGTTCTATTGTCCTTATTACCGGTGTAGCAGTTGTAGTTGTGGTGATATGCTGTAAACGTAATCCAGATACTCCGGATCGAAAAAAGGG atacaTGAAAGATACGAATCAAAAGACAAACATCAAACCACCAGATTTGTGGATTCATCATGATCAAATGGAACTTAAAGCTCTTGAAAAATCTTCTATAAATGGAGAGGCATCTACTAGTGGCGTGGCTAGTAATACATTACCCAGATCAAGTAATCAGGATTACAACCAAGATGCTGTACATGGAAATTCTAGTTCATTGGATAAACGTACTTACGTGCCAAGTTACATGG GTAACACTGATGAGAAGTGCTCGACCCTGAGCAGACAGCATAGTCGAGGAAGCCACAAACCTAAACTCATTACACTTCCTGTTGACAGTGCATCCTTACATCAAC CTATAGCGACAGCTACACCGATTGTGAACACGAGCATGTCGCAGCCAACGATTCACACATCGTGTAGCGATACGCCATCCGTGAGACAGAACTATCCCCGAACAGTGGCACAATATAGTTTAAGTCGAGCGCACATTACGTTAGAACCAACGCCGGAATCGAGTCCAGATTCTTGTAATATTTCAAGTTCTTATGAACCAATGCAAGGCCAA CCATTGTCATACGGCGCAAGTGGTCAGTCGTACAGTGGAAGTACTCAGTACTCTTCGGGTCATTATAGTAACAGTAATCAACCATCGAGTACCAGTGGTGGGACTGATGGTAGTAGCAGCAGTAAAAGGATGCAAGGTCATCCTTTGAAAAGTTTTAGCGTGCCAGCACCTCCTCCTCAGTCTGCACCCTCGACACCGGCACAGCAGAAACACGGTG TTTCTCAAGTAACTGTAAGACCTACAATGTCCGGTAGTCCTTACAAGAAGCCACAAAGTACTACCCAATTAGCAAAGAATCGATTAGCCTCAGTTTCAAACCCGGTGCATACTTCGGAAGAGGTTGAACGGTTAAAG CCTTCTTACAGTACGGAAGAACTAAATCAAGAGATGGCTAATTTAGAAGGTCTTATGAAAGACTTGAATGCCATAACAGCATCTGAATTTGAGTGCTAG